Proteins from one Leptospira fletcheri genomic window:
- a CDS encoding sensor histidine kinase: protein MIQDMVPGSRSGFFRRIRYAVSDYVLPDRSISQGLPFWRELVLSSLILAMTVLGSLAYLPSVLLALREKIFSVVLIDTLALVLVFILFFGKKLPFSLRSSGVLVLNYFLGTSLLVILGPAGGGMIWLFPFPVFTGILFGIVPCLWALLGNFFSIVIASIALSRFQLAWSMPVEVLYVVGFNFVVADAIVCVSLTVLMLGLQKNIERKNHFLEYLKRRRFQISRSKRNLESEILRRAEMETRLEENLKEKEVLLQEIHHRVKNNLQIVSGMLNLQNMYAQDGVTAEALEKAQDRIRAMALIHDHLYQQGNFSTVAMNQYLESLLNHLILSQAPPGNRIEFETEWNHIPIPMEKAIPCGLIVTELISNALKHAFPNGRKGKIFVRLEETEDGLTLCVKDDGIGLPKDSPAFHFLSTGKMPNKDGEQYDSLGLMIIRSLAGQLKAKLILEPCAGTAVRLVFSKF, encoded by the coding sequence TCTCCCAAGGACTTCCGTTTTGGCGGGAATTGGTGCTTTCTTCCCTGATCCTAGCGATGACCGTACTCGGTTCCTTGGCCTACCTTCCGAGCGTACTCTTGGCCCTCCGAGAAAAGATCTTTTCCGTCGTACTAATCGATACTCTAGCCTTGGTTCTGGTATTCATATTGTTCTTCGGGAAAAAACTGCCCTTTTCCCTACGCTCCTCGGGAGTACTTGTACTGAATTACTTTTTGGGAACTTCCTTACTTGTCATTTTAGGTCCGGCGGGAGGAGGAATGATCTGGCTCTTTCCCTTTCCGGTTTTTACCGGAATCCTATTCGGGATCGTTCCCTGCCTTTGGGCTTTGCTTGGAAATTTCTTTTCCATCGTGATCGCCTCTATTGCGTTGAGTCGATTTCAACTCGCATGGAGCATGCCCGTGGAAGTACTGTATGTCGTAGGTTTCAATTTCGTCGTCGCCGATGCGATCGTATGCGTTTCCTTAACAGTGTTGATGTTGGGACTGCAGAAAAATATAGAGAGAAAGAATCATTTTTTGGAATATCTGAAGAGACGTCGGTTCCAAATTTCCCGCTCCAAACGAAATCTGGAGTCCGAGATTTTAAGACGTGCGGAAATGGAAACGAGGCTGGAGGAAAATCTGAAGGAAAAAGAGGTTCTTCTTCAGGAGATCCACCATCGCGTCAAAAACAATCTTCAGATCGTTTCCGGGATGCTCAACCTGCAGAACATGTACGCCCAGGACGGCGTGACTGCGGAAGCACTGGAAAAAGCACAGGATAGAATCCGGGCCATGGCCTTGATTCATGACCATCTTTACCAACAGGGAAATTTTTCCACGGTAGCGATGAACCAGTATCTGGAATCCCTTCTAAATCACCTGATTCTTTCGCAAGCGCCTCCCGGAAACAGGATCGAATTCGAAACAGAGTGGAATCATATTCCCATTCCGATGGAAAAAGCGATTCCTTGCGGATTGATCGTGACGGAACTCATTTCCAACGCGTTAAAGCACGCGTTTCCGAACGGAAGAAAGGGAAAGATCTTCGTCCGCCTTGAAGAGACCGAAGACGGATTGACTCTTTGCGTAAAGGACGACGGAATCGGACTGCCGAAAGATTCGCCGGCCTTCCATTTTTTAAGTACGGGAAAAATGCCGAACAAGGACGGGGAACAGTACGATTCTTTAGGTTTGATGATCATCCGATCTTTGGCCGGTCAGTTGAAGGCGAAATTGATTTTGGAACCTTGCGCAGGCACCGCGGTCCGCTTGGTCTTTTCCAAATTCTGA
- a CDS encoding GNAT family N-acetyltransferase, whose product MNRVTHDTNSRKFFLIEEDQEASLSYSEIGSEIWNLTHTFVPARLRGKGLAEVLTRAALETAKAEGKKIVPSCSYVESFLKRKGKEYSDLVAHP is encoded by the coding sequence ATGAATAGAGTGACCCACGACACGAATTCCCGAAAATTCTTTTTGATAGAAGAGGACCAGGAAGCGTCCTTATCCTATTCCGAAATAGGTTCGGAAATCTGGAATCTCACTCATACCTTCGTTCCGGCTCGTTTGCGGGGAAAAGGTTTGGCGGAAGTGTTGACTCGAGCCGCCCTAGAAACCGCCAAAGCCGAAGGGAAAAAAATCGTTCCTTCCTGCTCCTATGTGGAAAGTTTCCTAAAACGGAAAGGAAAAGAATATTCCGATTTGGTCGCCCACCCGTGA
- a CDS encoding VOC family protein — MIHHIAIATEDPALLKNFYERLPNLRFEKDHFTPDGKLRSSWFLAGQTRLMIEREKKKLGPHALVFSAETPEIRKRVESLLESKIEDRTEFTVYFRDPDGNRLGYSSYPSSWKEGRNSENV; from the coding sequence GTGATCCACCATATCGCGATCGCCACGGAAGACCCTGCTCTGTTAAAAAATTTTTACGAGCGACTTCCGAACCTGAGATTCGAAAAGGACCATTTTACCCCGGACGGAAAATTGAGATCCAGTTGGTTTCTGGCAGGTCAGACAAGATTGATGATCGAACGGGAAAAAAAGAAACTCGGACCTCATGCCTTGGTTTTTTCCGCGGAAACTCCGGAGATACGTAAAAGAGTGGAATCACTCTTGGAATCGAAAATCGAAGACCGTACCGAATTTACGGTATATTTCCGCGACCCCGACGGAAATCGTTTGGGTTATAGCTCCTATCCGAGTTCCTGGAAGGAAGGGAGAAATTCCGAAAACGTTTAA
- a CDS encoding NAD(P)/FAD-dependent oxidoreductase, which yields MPKEEKEKSIAVIGGGAAGFFGAIQTRRLSLGTYNVVLLEKSPNVLSRVRISGGGRCNVTHACFDPEELSKRYPRGGRELKYAFESFQPKDTIRWFEEHGVRLKTEADGRMFPVTDDSNTIVECLLREAKESGVSIRTKVPVLGIFPRNTEEEGGFTVKWEGGQQDFHRVLLASGSSRKVWDWAKNMGHSIETPAPSLFTFEISDPFIEGLQGLSVPEAEVSLPDFKLQQSGPVLVTHWGLSGPGVLKLSAWGARELASCEYKTSLHLDWIPGVTREEVRETFRLARERIPSKRPSAAPEFRLPARLWERIWDRSGEKRWSELSSKQLREAEDALKRTVFQIRGKGVFKEEFVTCGGIKRKEVDFKTMESRIVPGLHFAGEILDIDGITGGFNFQNAWTTSFLAAKGITRDVPSST from the coding sequence TTGCCCAAAGAGGAAAAAGAAAAAAGCATTGCAGTGATCGGAGGAGGGGCGGCCGGTTTTTTCGGAGCCATCCAGACTCGTAGGCTTTCCCTCGGAACCTACAACGTGGTGCTTTTGGAAAAATCGCCTAACGTTCTTTCCAGGGTCCGCATTTCCGGAGGAGGAAGGTGCAACGTCACCCACGCCTGTTTTGATCCGGAGGAATTATCCAAGCGTTATCCTAGGGGAGGACGCGAACTGAAGTATGCATTCGAAAGTTTCCAGCCCAAGGACACGATCCGGTGGTTCGAAGAACACGGAGTTCGTTTAAAGACGGAAGCAGACGGTAGAATGTTCCCGGTAACGGACGATTCGAATACGATCGTGGAATGTCTTTTGCGGGAAGCCAAAGAATCTGGCGTTTCGATCCGCACCAAGGTTCCCGTTCTGGGTATTTTTCCTAGAAATACGGAGGAAGAAGGCGGGTTTACTGTGAAATGGGAAGGAGGCCAGCAGGATTTTCATCGAGTGCTCTTGGCCTCCGGATCTTCCAGGAAGGTCTGGGATTGGGCAAAAAATATGGGACACAGCATAGAGACTCCGGCTCCTTCCTTGTTTACATTCGAGATTTCGGATCCGTTTATCGAAGGCCTTCAGGGCCTAAGCGTACCGGAAGCGGAGGTGTCTCTTCCCGACTTTAAATTGCAACAGTCCGGTCCGGTTTTGGTTACTCATTGGGGACTCAGCGGACCCGGCGTACTGAAATTATCAGCTTGGGGGGCTCGAGAACTCGCGTCCTGCGAATATAAAACTTCCCTACATCTGGATTGGATTCCGGGCGTAACTAGAGAAGAAGTCCGCGAGACGTTTCGTTTGGCAAGGGAAAGGATTCCTTCCAAAAGACCTTCTGCGGCACCCGAGTTCCGTTTACCTGCCAGACTCTGGGAACGAATCTGGGATCGATCGGGAGAAAAACGCTGGTCAGAACTTTCCTCGAAACAACTCCGTGAAGCGGAAGATGCATTGAAGAGAACCGTATTTCAGATTCGAGGAAAAGGGGTCTTTAAGGAGGAATTCGTTACCTGCGGCGGAATCAAGCGAAAGGAAGTGGATTTCAAAACCATGGAAAGTCGCATTGTTCCCGGGTTGCATTTTGCCGGTGAAATTTTGGACATAGACGGAATCACCGGAGGTTTCAATTTCCAAAATGCGTGGACCACTTCTTTTCTCGCCGCGAAGGGAATCACACGGGACGTTCCCTCCTCGACTTAA
- a CDS encoding pirin family protein: MGFRRIIGTRIAEKMLEGGGFPVRRPFPVQGFSYWDPFLLLDEMGPVIYSPGEAIGAPDHPHRGFETVTYLLSGEMEHKDSWGHSGKLRSGGIQWMTAGSGLVHSEMPSREFQNSGGRMHGFQIWVNLPQDKKLISPGYQEVDSSQLPVVEKDGAWVKVVAGECWGTSAIIQTQTPIVFFHVKLSPGSWAEIPVPKECTALAYPFVGGGTAVDAEGEIEVEEGETLYFGAEEGSITLRAPEDFEWELLILGGVPLKEPVARYGPFVMNTPQEIQQAFEDYSAGKMGEIL; encoded by the coding sequence ATGGGATTTAGAAGAATTATCGGTACGAGAATTGCGGAGAAAATGTTGGAAGGAGGAGGGTTTCCGGTCCGGCGACCCTTCCCGGTGCAGGGCTTTTCCTATTGGGATCCGTTTTTACTTTTGGATGAAATGGGTCCGGTGATTTATTCTCCGGGAGAAGCGATCGGGGCTCCCGATCATCCGCATAGAGGATTTGAAACGGTAACCTACCTTCTCTCCGGAGAAATGGAACATAAGGATTCGTGGGGGCATTCCGGAAAATTAAGGTCGGGAGGAATCCAATGGATGACTGCAGGCTCCGGTTTGGTACATTCCGAGATGCCTTCCCGAGAGTTTCAAAATTCGGGAGGGCGGATGCACGGATTTCAGATCTGGGTCAACCTTCCCCAGGATAAAAAGCTCATTTCTCCCGGATACCAGGAGGTTGACTCCTCTCAGCTTCCCGTCGTAGAAAAGGACGGAGCTTGGGTAAAAGTCGTGGCGGGAGAATGTTGGGGAACTTCCGCAATTATTCAGACCCAAACTCCCATCGTGTTTTTTCATGTGAAATTATCTCCCGGATCTTGGGCGGAGATTCCGGTTCCGAAAGAATGTACGGCACTCGCCTATCCTTTTGTAGGCGGGGGAACCGCCGTGGATGCAGAGGGAGAAATCGAAGTGGAAGAGGGCGAAACGCTCTACTTCGGAGCGGAGGAAGGTTCGATCACCTTACGAGCTCCCGAGGATTTCGAATGGGAACTTTTAATTTTAGGAGGAGTCCCTCTGAAGGAACCCGTAGCAAGATATGGTCCTTTCGTCATGAACACTCCCCAGGAAATCCAGCAAGCCTTCGAAGATTATTCCGCCGGAAAAATGGGTGAGATTCTTTAA
- a CDS encoding GAF domain-containing hybrid sensor histidine kinase/response regulator gives MDSPRPYSVAPLPANELSRLRELKKYDILDTPPEKKYDGITKAASLICGTPIALISLIDEKRQWFKSRVGLDTEETQREASFCQFALLGSDIYIVNDAAQDPKFEKNPSVLGPPYVRFYAGAPLMTPSGSVIGTLCVIDTVPKNLDPRQLEALRALADSVIAYMELEANSRELIRAQAVSLDLQKAREQFFVNMNHEFRTPVHGILGMVDLIRQTEIDRMQSEYLDSVQESGEHLIHLINDAIDFSKAESGTLVLSSLEFDLISLIREIATSAEKEAKQNGLKFVLNLPQGISELIVKSDPRRIQQVFSNLLSNALKFTEQGRIEFYFKEVSVSEKNVQGRIGVIDTGIGIAEKRILGLFEAFSQIDASISRKYGGTGLGLALCKKICDTLGWKIGAKSVLWQGSEFILEIDLPKATFPLRSGNQAERSISKITDFSGYSTTSILVAEDNPVNQKLIRRMLEQMGLSCEIVSNGLEVLAFWEKWEIDLLLLDIQMPELSGIDTARILKMKPSSRKIPWIIAVTAHDSPEDRAECAQAGIDDYLGKPFRIEELAEKIREYLRKAGLSLPK, from the coding sequence ATGGATTCCCCTCGTCCTTATTCCGTCGCACCGTTACCTGCAAACGAACTCTCTCGCCTTCGGGAATTAAAAAAATACGATATTCTAGATACTCCGCCGGAAAAGAAATACGACGGAATCACGAAGGCCGCCTCCTTGATCTGCGGAACTCCCATCGCCTTGATTTCCTTAATCGATGAAAAGAGGCAATGGTTCAAGTCCAGAGTAGGATTGGACACGGAGGAAACCCAGAGAGAAGCATCTTTCTGTCAATTCGCGTTACTCGGTTCGGATATTTATATCGTAAACGACGCAGCCCAGGATCCCAAATTCGAAAAAAATCCGTCCGTACTCGGCCCGCCTTACGTTCGATTCTATGCGGGAGCTCCTTTGATGACACCTTCCGGCTCGGTGATCGGAACTCTCTGCGTGATAGATACCGTACCTAAAAACTTGGATCCTAGACAACTAGAGGCATTACGCGCGTTAGCCGATTCCGTGATCGCGTACATGGAATTGGAAGCGAATTCGAGAGAACTGATCCGAGCCCAAGCCGTCAGCCTGGATCTGCAAAAGGCGAGAGAACAGTTTTTCGTGAATATGAATCACGAGTTTCGGACCCCCGTACATGGAATTCTGGGAATGGTGGATCTGATCCGACAAACGGAGATCGATCGTATGCAATCGGAATATCTGGATTCCGTCCAGGAAAGCGGAGAGCATCTCATTCATTTGATAAACGACGCGATCGATTTTAGCAAAGCGGAATCCGGGACCTTGGTTTTAAGTTCGCTCGAATTCGATCTGATTTCTTTAATCCGGGAGATCGCAACCTCGGCGGAAAAAGAGGCGAAGCAGAACGGATTGAAGTTCGTTTTAAATCTTCCGCAGGGGATTTCAGAATTGATCGTCAAATCGGATCCTCGCAGAATCCAACAGGTATTCTCCAATCTTCTTTCCAACGCGTTGAAGTTCACGGAACAGGGCAGAATAGAATTCTATTTCAAGGAAGTGTCGGTTTCCGAAAAGAACGTACAAGGAAGGATCGGGGTCATTGATACGGGAATCGGAATCGCGGAGAAAAGAATCCTAGGACTGTTCGAAGCCTTTTCCCAAATCGACGCATCCATTTCCAGGAAGTACGGCGGGACCGGATTGGGTTTGGCCTTGTGCAAAAAAATCTGCGATACCCTGGGTTGGAAGATCGGAGCGAAAAGCGTTTTATGGCAAGGAAGCGAATTCATCCTCGAAATCGACCTTCCGAAAGCGACATTCCCCCTGCGTTCCGGAAACCAAGCGGAACGATCCATATCGAAAATAACGGATTTTTCCGGCTATTCCACGACCAGCATTCTAGTCGCGGAAGACAATCCGGTGAACCAGAAATTGATCCGCAGGATGTTGGAACAAATGGGTTTAAGCTGCGAGATCGTTTCAAACGGTTTGGAAGTGCTCGCTTTTTGGGAGAAATGGGAAATCGATCTGCTTCTACTGGACATCCAGATGCCGGAACTCAGCGGAATAGACACTGCGAGAATCCTCAAAATGAAACCTTCTTCCCGCAAAATTCCCTGGATCATCGCAGTTACGGCGCACGATAGCCCGGAGGACAGAGCGGAATGTGCTCAGGCCGGAATAGACGATTACTTGGGAAAACCGTTTCGCATCGAAGAACTCGCGGAGAAAATCCGCGAATATCTACGCAAAGCGGGGTTATCGCTTCCCAAGTAA
- a CDS encoding anthranilate synthase component II, with translation MKVLLIDHYDSFTYNLFQFLGEILEEEYASRFRLDVFRHDEIGFSKIESAKYDRIVLSPGPGTPENHEYFGVSSLILRELSGRVPILGVCLGMQGMAFLAGAKIVPARLPMHGKLSEISHDGKGVFQGLPDGLNVMRYHSLIVDPEGLSEEWTRTSFAGDELMGIRHKTKPSEGIQFHPESFATEGGKRMISNFLFRD, from the coding sequence ATGAAGGTTTTGTTGATCGATCATTACGATTCTTTTACATACAATCTCTTTCAATTTTTGGGAGAGATTCTTGAGGAGGAATACGCTTCCAGATTCAGGCTAGACGTGTTCCGCCACGACGAAATCGGATTCTCCAAAATAGAATCCGCTAAGTACGACAGGATCGTTCTTTCCCCCGGACCCGGGACTCCGGAAAATCACGAATATTTCGGGGTTTCTTCCCTCATCCTTCGGGAATTGAGCGGGAGAGTTCCGATTTTAGGGGTTTGTCTGGGCATGCAGGGCATGGCCTTTTTAGCGGGCGCTAAGATCGTTCCGGCCAGGCTTCCGATGCACGGAAAATTATCGGAGATCTCGCACGACGGCAAGGGGGTGTTCCAAGGATTACCGGACGGATTGAACGTTATGCGTTATCATTCCCTCATAGTGGACCCGGAAGGGCTTTCGGAGGAATGGACCAGGACCTCTTTTGCCGGAGACGAATTGATGGGCATACGTCATAAGACGAAACCTTCGGAAGGAATACAATTCCATCCGGAATCTTTCGCGACGGAAGGAGGGAAGCGGATGATTTCGAATTTTCTTTTTAGGGATTGA